A stretch of Cicer arietinum cultivar CDC Frontier isolate Library 1 chromosome 5, Cicar.CDCFrontier_v2.0, whole genome shotgun sequence DNA encodes these proteins:
- the LOC101492996 gene encoding uncharacterized protein, translated as MELDKLCKLEEEPPLSSAYMQSLMKQLNTSRAKDLMNPKGQDFVVNDGIFVGQNLSSRKNGKVVDAKQRSTKPQQHKKQVRRRLHTSKPYQERLLNMAEARREIVTALKFHRAAMKEASEQQKQQQQEPQEQLQRPSLSSQPSHPHPSFEQDGRYKSRRNPRIYPSCTTTTNSSSYFLDGFSYPYLSHTPPSVPNSYTWPVASSIAPPPLLAENPNFILPNQTLGLNLNFHDFNNLDVTVHLNNTSSSSSSSYSSQSSGTSSSPPLQEVPSVGTSQVEGFSLLVDTIDSHDATHVTKGLHTSMDDEAMAEIRSLGDQYQMEWNDTMNLVKSACWFKYLKHMEHGAPETKDENDAYHNLDQHLEFPAWLNANDSCLEQCSDDYFRDSSLPCMDIGDIDGMDDDWLA; from the exons atggaATTAGATAAGCTCTGTAAGCTTGAAGAAGAGCCTCCTCTCTCTAGTGCATACATGCAAAGCCTAATGAAACAACTAAACACCTCTAGAGCAAAAGATTTAATGAACCCAAAAGGCCAAGATTTTGTTGTTAATGATGGTATCTTTGTTGGTCAAAATTTATCATCCAGAAAAAATGGTAAAGTTGTGGATGCTAAACAGAGATCCACAAAACCCCAACAACATAAAAAACAAGTTAGGAGGAGACTCCATACTAGTAAACCTTATCAAGAAAGGTTACTGAATATGGCTGAGGCTAGGAGGGAAATTGTCACCGCCTTGAAATTTCATAGAGCAGCTATGAAAGAAGCAAGTGAACAGCAGAAGCAACAGCAACAAGAACCCCAAGAACAGCTGCAAAGGCCATCACTATCATCCCAACCTTCCCACCCGCATCCAAGTTTTGAACAAGATGGAAGATATAAGTCTAGGAGAAATCCCAGAATTTATCCATCATGCACAACCACAACCAATTCTTCAAGTTACTTCTTAGATGGTTTTTCCTATCCATACTTATCTCATACACCTCCTTCAGTTCCAAATTCTTACACATGGCCTGTTGCTTCCTCAATTGCTCCACCACCCCTTTTGGCTGAAAACCCCAATTTCATTCTTCCAAATCAGACTTTGGGACTGAACCTCAATTTTCATGATTTCAATAACTTAGATGTTACTGTTCACCTTAATAACACCTCATCTTCCTCCTCCTCCTCTTACTCATCTCAGTCATCTGGAACCTCTTCTTCTCCTCCTTTACAGGAAGTTCCTTCTGTTGGAACATCACAGGTAGAAGGGTTTTCTTTACTGGTTGATACTATTGATTCACATGATGCAACTCATGTTACTAAAGGCTTACACACATCCATGGATGATGAGGCTATGGCAGAGATCAGATCATTAGGTGATCAATATCAAATGGAATGGAATGACACTATGAATTTGGTCAAATCAGCTTGTTGGTTCAAGTACTTAAAACACATGGAACATGGTGCACCTGAAACCAAGGATGAAAATGATGCATACCATAATTTGGATCAGCATCTGGAGTTTCCAGCTTGGTTGAATGCAAACGATAGTTGCCTAGAGCAGTGCTCGGATGATTATTTCAGAGATTCTTCTTTACCTTG TATGGACATTGGAGATATTGACGGCATGGATGATGATTGGTTAGCGTGA